The sequence below is a genomic window from Candidatus Neomarinimicrobiota bacterium.
ACCCTCCCATTTTAACGGGCCTGCCCGCACAGGCAACGCAGGCACCTTCGGTGACTGCGCCACATCGTAAAGATTGATGTCATTCTGAGAAATCCCGATTCATCGGGATGACGAAGAATCTCGTTAAGTGGGAGCCAGGGCAAGCCCTGACTGCAACATTCAATCCACTTTTTTGATAAGCCATCTGTTCGTCCCTCTCTCCGATTTGACAGTCACCTTGTCGCCGACTGATTTACCAAGAATCGCTTTTCCGACCGGAGATTTAGTAGAGATCTCTACTACGTCGTTTTTGAAGAGTGGCATCGAGACTACTTCCCCCTCGAGTATCACACCCGAATCGATGTTTTCGATAGTAATGTTCGACCCCACGAATATCTTACCCTTCGGACGGTCTTTCGGGTCATACACCTCCGAATTCGCAAGTTTACTCTCCAAGTCCTGAATTTTGGTCATGAGCAGCGAAAGCCGTTCCCGCGAGGCATGATATTCAGCGTTTTCGCTCAAATCCCCCTGAGCTCTCGCTGCTGAAATATCTTTCTGAACCTGTGTCTTCTCAGGACCTTTCATCGAGCGGAGCTGTTCCACCAATTCGTCATAGACTTCCTGCTTAAAGAAATATCTGTCGCTCATTTCTCTCTCCCGGTCTTATTGCTCTCCCAGATTTTATCCATCTCATCGAGCGATAACTCGTTTATTTCTCTCCCCTCCAATTTTGCAGATTCTTCAATCCCTTTAAATCTCTCCTCGAATTTCCTGCTTGATCTCCTCAGCGCATCTTCCGGGTTGACGTCTATGAAACGGGAGAGATTGACAATGCTGAAAAGAAGGTCGCCTATCTCCTCTTCAATACCGATCTCAGCGTCGTTTTCAATTGCTTCGTGCAGTTCTTCTATCTCTTCGGATATCTTATCCCAAACGCCGGAGATATCTTTCCAGTCGAATCCGGCGCTCGCTGCTTTTTCCTGAAGTCTGAAGGAACGCTGCAACGCGGGCAGCGTATCAGGTATCCCTTCGAGCAGTGATTCCCTTCCCTCGGAACGCTTAATTTCTTCCCACCCCATTTTAATCTCGTCAAGGCTTTTCTTATCGCCGCCGTTAAAGACATGAGGATGCCTTCTAACGAGTTTATCGTTTATTCCTTCCAATACGTCGAGTATGTCGAAACTACCCGATTCCTCCCCTAATTTAGCGTGAAAAATGACATGCAGCATCAAATCCCCGAGCTCTTCCCTGAGCAGGTCCATATTTGACTTATCTATGGCTTCAACCGCCTCATACGCCTCTTCAATCAAATACTGCCTCAACGATTCGTGAGTTTGAGCTCTGTCCCACTCACAGCCGTTTTCGGAGCGAAGCCTGTGCATTATCTCTATCAAGCGTAAAAACTCTCCTGTATAGCTCTCTGAATCACGATTTTCCGACATCTGGCACCTTTCTCAAAATAAATAAAAGGATGAAGCCGCCGACCGATCTTTATGTTGGATCAGCAGCCATCCTTTATGTAATATATTTTTTTGAATTGTCAATTTCAAGCGTCTAATTAGAGTCCAATCGGCTTTCTCTTGATTGTGAAATTCGCATTTGATAACTTTTGAATCAGAAATCAAATCCGGAGAAATCATGTATGAAATTGTTCTTACCCGCTTAGTTATTCCTATTTTAATCACATTAAGCCTCTTTTCTACGCTATCCGCTTCCGATAAAGATATCTATCGCATGATATTCGGGGAAGTCTATTATAATTCCGAGGCGTACGCCAATCTCCGGGATCTTTCCGATAACATCGGAGGAAGGGTATCCGGCACCAAATCGGGATATGAAGCGGAAGCGTGGGCGCTTGCGAAATTCAAATCTTACGGCTTAGTCAACCCGCATTTCGAACGCTTTGAGATGCTCGGATGGGAAAGAGGCTCTCTAAAGGTCGAAGTTTCCGAACCGGGAAAAAAGAAACTATCATCGGCAGCCCTCGCCAATACACCCGCAAAAGCGAAGATAACGGACTACGTGATCGACGTTGGATACGGACATCCTGACGAGTTCGCCGCAAAAGAAAACGAAATAAACGGAAAAATTGTCCTTGCCGAGGTTGGAACACTCCCCGGCAAGAGGCCGGTGCACCGGATTGAGAAAGTGGAACTCGCAACCAAGTACGGCGCATCGGGATTTGTTCTCATAACCAACGCTCCCGGGAACCTGCCCCGTACGGGTACTTGCAGCATTGGAAAATACGCCAGTATCCCTGCTGTCAGCGTCTCTTCCGAACATGGTTCATGGCTTAGAAGGTACCTGAAGGATAATCCGGATTTAAAACTCAAGATAGAAATGAAAAATAAAACGAAGAAGACGCATGCGCACAACGTTGTCGCTGAAATTCCGGGCAGCGAACTCCCCGAGGAGGTCGTGATAGTGGGCGCTCATCTCGATTCCTGGGATCTCGGACAGGGTACTATTGACAACGGGGTGGGTTCTGTTACGCTGCTTGAGACGGCACGGGTATTATCGACGCTCAACGCCAAGCCGAAACGGACAATCAGATTCATATTGTTCATGGGTGAAGAGTTCGGACTCTACGGCTCGAAAGCCTACGTCAAACGGCATTCGGGAGAATTAGGGAATATAGTCATGATGCTGAACATGGATATGATTGGAAACCCTTACAGTTTCAACGTTCACGGACATGAAGAGGCTCTGCCGTTCCTTACGGATCTTGCCGCTGATTTAAAGGGATTCGGTATGAAACCCGACGAAGTAACGTCGAAAGCCGGATTGCACAGCGACCATCAGTCATTCATGCTTGCCGGAGTACCGGCGATGAACATCCGCGCGGACTTAGACGAAAGTATGTGGCGCTACTACCACAGCGCGGGAGATACATTCGATAAAGCATCCGAGACTTATTTGAACAACGCAGCGGTTATTGCCGCAACTACGCTTCTCAGGATAGCAGATGAACCCGGGAGGATTGCAAATTTATACTCGGACGAAGAAATTAAAGAGATGCTGATAGAAAACGACTTACAGGAACCGCTCTCGCTGATGGGCTACTGGCGATGGTAATCTAAGCCTCATCGTCCTTATCGATTATGCCTGAAGTATCGATCTCTACGGTCATGATCCTATTAGATTTAACCTTGAGAACCTTAAACTCAACCCCCTTGTAAGTCATCACGTCCCCTTCGCCCGGAATCTCTCCGAACTGATGAAACAGAAAGCCTCCCAGCGAATCATACCCTTCACCCTTAGGAAAATTCAAGCCTAATTCATCATCCATGTCGTGGAGATCCCATCTCGCATCCGCCCTCAACCTGTTTTCGCCGGTTTTCCTGAATATAGGCTTTTCATCGTCATGCTCATCCTGAATCTCACCTACGATTTCTTCGAGGATATCTTCAAGGGTCAATAAACCCGAT
It includes:
- a CDS encoding GreA/GreB family elongation factor; the encoded protein is MSDRYFFKQEVYDELVEQLRSMKGPEKTQVQKDISAARAQGDLSENAEYHASRERLSLLMTKIQDLESKLANSEVYDPKDRPKGKIFVGSNITIENIDSGVILEGEVVSMPLFKNDVVEISTKSPVGKAILGKSVGDKVTVKSERGTNRWLIKKVD
- the mazG gene encoding nucleoside triphosphate pyrophosphohydrolase is translated as MSENRDSESYTGEFLRLIEIMHRLRSENGCEWDRAQTHESLRQYLIEEAYEAVEAIDKSNMDLLREELGDLMLHVIFHAKLGEESGSFDILDVLEGINDKLVRRHPHVFNGGDKKSLDEIKMGWEEIKRSEGRESLLEGIPDTLPALQRSFRLQEKAASAGFDWKDISGVWDKISEEIEELHEAIENDAEIGIEEEIGDLLFSIVNLSRFIDVNPEDALRRSSRKFEERFKGIEESAKLEGREINELSLDEMDKIWESNKTGREK
- a CDS encoding M28 family peptidase, which produces MYEIVLTRLVIPILITLSLFSTLSASDKDIYRMIFGEVYYNSEAYANLRDLSDNIGGRVSGTKSGYEAEAWALAKFKSYGLVNPHFERFEMLGWERGSLKVEVSEPGKKKLSSAALANTPAKAKITDYVIDVGYGHPDEFAAKENEINGKIVLAEVGTLPGKRPVHRIEKVELATKYGASGFVLITNAPGNLPRTGTCSIGKYASIPAVSVSSEHGSWLRRYLKDNPDLKLKIEMKNKTKKTHAHNVVAEIPGSELPEEVVIVGAHLDSWDLGQGTIDNGVGSVTLLETARVLSTLNAKPKRTIRFILFMGEEFGLYGSKAYVKRHSGELGNIVMMLNMDMIGNPYSFNVHGHEEALPFLTDLAADLKGFGMKPDEVTSKAGLHSDHQSFMLAGVPAMNIRADLDESMWRYYHSAGDTFDKASETYLNNAAVIAATTLLRIADEPGRIANLYSDEEIKEMLIENDLQEPLSLMGYWRW